The following is a genomic window from Calliphora vicina chromosome 5, idCalVici1.1, whole genome shotgun sequence.
atatggaaaattgatttttggtcagaaataagtgtgatcacagatcgatctccttttctcgattaaataattatttataaagtttttaaggattttagattttttagttttttcgtatgaaaaatcgattttttatccaaaatatgagtgatcactgatcgatcttcttttctcgattaaatgcttatttacgATGTTAAtaaggattttaaatttttgggttttttcatataaaaaatcgattttttattcgtaaaatgagtgatcacagatcgatttcctattctcgattaaacgctcataaacaaagttattaagaattttagattgttagtttttaagaaatatgagggatcgcagatcaagctccttttctcggTTAAAtgattatttacaaagttaataaggattttagatttttgaaatatgaaaaatctatttttggtcagaaatatgagtgatcacagatcgagctcatttcctcttttaaacgcttatttacaatattattaaggattttaaattttttggttttttcataagaaaaatcgatttgtggtacaaaatatgagtgatcacagatcgagctccttttctcaattaaacgcttttaAACAAAGTTAATAACGATTTTAgacttttgagttttttcatatgaaaaatcgatttttggtcagatatatgagtgatcacagatcgagctccttttcttgattaagcgCTTATTTACATAGTTATTAAAGATTAtagatttcgggatttttcatatgaaaaattgatgcttagtcaaaaatatgagtgatcacagatcgagctccgtttctcgattaaacgcttatttacgatGTTAAtaaggattttaaatttttgggttttttcatatattttttattcgaaatatgagtgatcacagatcgatttcCGCTCATaaacaaagttattaagaatttgcgatttttagtttttaagaaatatgagtagtcacaaatcgagctccttttttcgaCCAAACGCTCATaaacaaagttattaaagattttagattttttgttatgaaatatcgatttttggtcagaaatatgagtgatcacagatcgagctccttttctcgtttaaacgcttatttacaattttattatgatcgatctccttttctcgattaaacgcttgtttacaaagttattaaggattttagatttttaaattttttcatatcaaaaatcgatttctggtcagaaatataagtgatcacagatcgagctccttttctcgattaaacgcttatttacaattttattaaagattttagatattttggttttttcatatgaaaaattgatttttggtctgaaatatgagtgatcacagatcgagcttctttttttctattaaacgcttataaacaaagttattgaagattttagatttttgagatttttcatatgaaaaatcgatttttgatacgaaatatgagtgatcacagatcgagctccttttctcgttAAAAGGTTTTGTGAACGttagataaatatttcaatttattaaaagttctAAGAAACTTCAACTGTTTTAAAATCTGCCATATTAGTTGTAAAACTTAagtaacaaataattttgttggcCACAAATTTTAATTCTGCATTAAAAGTTTAGTCATCATTATAATcactttcttttttcttttatcaaCGTGGTCCATATCGTTCGAGAAACGTGATGTCGCAAGACTTAACTCCATATACGAGTATTAgctaaaaaatttagataaaatttcAATAGTAGTTAAGTAAAAGTGAATGaatacataataaaaatttaccatATAAATGAAACAACTTATTcattttgccatatttgtttatttatatttatttgctaAATATTTCAGCAACAAATAAATACCTATTTGGAGGTGCTAAAAATAATTACACACGTTtcttcttttatattattttgcaaaatttataaaaaattaaaaaaaaaaattctcaaccACCAGCatcaattttataacaaaagaaTATTGTTTAACAATATAGATCTTTCATATAAATAAGAGTATGTAGATAACTATGCAgcttataaattttaagaataattgtagaaaaaaataaatatggctTGGCGCTAAttaatgtaaattattaaacaaaactacacaaagtattgaaatatttacatacgtttttttttgctgaataaaaattttataaaaatatataactaaACAAAGAAAACGtcgtaaaaatgaaataaataattcagTATTTCTTTGTAAATTAATGATATTTTGGTTGGTTGCAGGATCGCGTTACTGTCTTCAGTGGCGTGGATGATGTCACCAAATTTGGTATTATCGACAAGTACAATGGCCGTTCACATCTACCTCACTGGCTGTCTGATGAATGTAATGTCTTAAATGGCACTGACGGCTCCATCTTTCCACCTCACATCAAAGAAGACCGCATTTTGCATATTTACGACAAAGACTTGTGTCGTCTTTTGCCGCTAGTCTATGAGAAAACCGTTGATACCAAGGGCGGTGTTAAGGGCTTCCGTTTTACCCCACCCACTAATGTGTTCGCCGATGTCGAATCGAATCCCGACAACATGTGCTTCTGTCCAGCCGGTCAGCCATCTTGTGCGCCAAATGGTTTATTCAATGTTTCCTTGTGTCAATATGGTGAGTTTGGAATGGGGTTGGATTTTAATAAAGTTGATTTTggtttaatgttttttgtttgttgtttgtagATTCTCCCATTATGCTAAGTTTCCCTCATTTCTATTTGGCTGATGACAGTTTGCGCACTGCTGTCGATGGCATTTCTCCACCTGAAAAGGAGAAACATCAGTTGTTTATTGATGTACAACCTGTAagtattaattatttgaaaatcagGTTTAGAACTGAAGAATCAgacagatttatttttattaattttcttcttttttttcttccaGGACATGGGCACCACACTGAGAGCACGTGCTCGCGTTCAAATTAACTTGGCCGTCAGTCAAGTGTTCGATATTAAGCAAGTGGCCAATTTCCCCGACATAATTTTCCCCATATTGTGGTTTGAAGAGGGTATTGACAGTCTGCCCGACGAAATAACCGACCTAATGAACTTTGCCGCTACAGTACCTCCCAAAATACGTGTTATTTTGATAATTGTATTCTTTGCTCTCGGCGCTTTGCTCCTTCTAATATCGGTATTTTGTTTAATACGCAACTCCCACAGACAAAGTACTTTGCATTTAGAGGGCTCCAATTATTTGGCCACCGCACAAATCGACATGCAGAAAAAGAAGGCGaaggaacaaaaacaaaaatattagaaaaattccCCCAAAAATCATTAAACATTCCCTTCATTTACTCTCCACCTATCACCTATTCACTCTCTATATGTATTTATCGATCTGTCAGTCTATGTAAGCAATAAGTTAGGTCTTCCTTCCTTCCTTCCTTCATTTATTAAACACAAGCAAACAAtgtacttattattattattattacggCTTCtgtataaattgtgaaaaaagaaaaagaaattgaaaaaaatggtcaTTCGAATTACTATTTTAGGGTTATGGAACGTTTCTTAGATCGGAAATTTAAAACAAGActctattacaaatatttttaaatttaaaacgttGGTggcatatgttttttttttatatatacttaTAGTTTGTTAAGCTTTCTTttgtaaaaagaaataaagatatataataaataatttaatactttCAAAAGCCTCAAGCATTCCCTGTTTCCCTGCATCTAATTATACCCACTGTACTTACTATGTAATATCATAATCATCATCATGTGTAATTGTCAAAAAGCAAGaatgaaagaaatttaaataattttctatagaatgttcttttttttcttaacaaaacagtTCTCTGTGATCCGTAAACGAGCACAAACAAATGACATTTTTAAGatcaaactattatttttttaattaacgaTTATACCAAGTAATGGCATCAcaaatttattgtataaaaaacccCCACAAACAttcatttatgaatattttttttttttttataaatttctttaaactgttgattattaattattatatattttttttagttaataagTAAAACTAgcgtaaatatatatttttttgtttgttttgggcTTAATagtttatttacacaaaaaataaattcaatacattatttttattttaatttaaggtTTAAGGTCAGAAGAGtcacaataaatatatgtatgtaaaaaaataacacaaatttttttataaaaataaaaaataaagtcgAAACATCATTAAAGAAACTGAAcaaatgaacattttttaatcttAAGTTTAACTTTAGTTCATTATTGTAATAGTTGcagattcttttttttatatattaaagtaaacttaaatatattttgatgtgATGTAAAAgagaaatttgataaaaaaaattatgttggttttattttttcattgatTTAATTAAGTTTGGTAGGATGACGATCTAGCAACCGATGATAGTTTTAAATTGGTGTCTTTATGTCGTAATTATTTTCACACTTGAAAAAAccaattagtttttataaatgttagaaaatctatataaaacatacaaaattgatTTCTCTGAGATGTAATCTGAAGCACGCTTATGctatgttcacatttgcagagttaTTCATCTGAAACGTGATTAAGCTCTAGTCActtcaaaatcgagatgattatccatacatttaaatgatttgttaatcacttcaaattgacatgattaaatcTTAATCACTTCATTAATCACGTAGAATCAACTGAACATACCTAAACTGGTGATGATGTAGCATCGGCCACCTTTTAGTGTAGTACCGATAgataaattttgacagaagtttttttttccttaaaaaaccttaaataattcatcaatgttcacaatttcataattaaaaagtttaaaataatctgctgatatgtttaataaagtatttattttcatatttaatgccttaaagaaatataaatttattttgttgttttttatttgtcaacttaatcattttagtgtcaacttaatcatctcaaatgtaatgtAAACGGCTTTgataacttaaataaattttgcttaaacgcgtttaaaagcccaagtgtgaacatagcatAAGCGATAAAAATGCagaatattgttttcaaatgaGATCCTTTATTAAAAGTTGGatcaaatttacatatattaacagaaatatttggaaaataaattgaaattttaagcaaaactttccTCTTATTTGATGGATCCCTAGTTATTTCATTAAAGTTTCCAGGtttccgattttttttccagATTTAACTTAGTCGGAcctcttaaatttttaaatataattatatcgttagcttagtgcgcaaaagtgctaagtcgcttttcataaaaaatgttcctggttttaaatatttttgaaatctgtcaattcagttttattactttggttttatttataatgataaataatgACAGTTTTGAAGAATTGAGTTGGCAACTTTCCTTTTTTGCTACTTAGCACATTTTCTATtacttattttgtttgtataaataaattcatttgtctccctcacgataCTCCAACTAGAGTCTCCTAACATATGCTGGTCTCAAAAGCCTTGATAATTCCGTTTAAATCCGGCACAGTACGTTCGATCGTAAGAAAGTTGGTAATAAATCTGTCTATTCTAAACTATTGGTCCGATTACAAATAAATCGTGCAGGAGAAcataagctttcagaaaattaattttgtgacCACCCTATTAGAATACAAGGTGAGATATAGGGTGTCAAAGTTTACCAGCTCTAGTTAGGACAgatattaaatgaatttatgttataaagcaaatagaataatttaaaaaatccgtTTTACTTCACTAagttatctcttatactttAAATGGTATTTAAGtttctattttgaaattttcgatttttaccttgactttattttgtttttcgcaAATATCTTTCGTAATATTTGTCCAAAAATGCCGCCATTCCAGGGAGTGAAAAAAGAAACCCCCCCCCCTCCAAAACCATATTATGCTAAAGTTACAATTTgtctaaatgtttaattttcattatttcaagccattttaatgaatttttattttaaaaaaatcttcacattccttaaatattttaagtgcAATTCATTACTAAATTACTTTATTAGTACATAAATACTCATTtgtatacataaattaaaaaaaaataaataaaaaaataataaaaactgacTACTTATTGTTTgtataaacacatttttgttaaaattcctTTAATATGAATAATAATTTGCAGCTTTAAATAATCAATCATTTAAGTCAGTAGATAGTATGAAATAAAGCGGtaattattagtttagaatTTGTATTCAATTTTACTCAATTTACACTGGAATTGAAATTccgttcaaaaaaatatatgcatCAATTTAACAGGCCAGTATTTCTTATGGGCACAGATACTGATTGCTTTGACAGGGACTGATTGGTTTGAAGACCCCCCAAATCTAACTACgaaaaacttaatataaacaaaaattggttttgATCATGTCAGCCGCGGTGTtgccagttgttttttcgatgagttatttatcaattattaattacaaattaaGCAAACTTTTAAAGCATACCTTTAGGCTTAACGATACAGTGTTTTTAAAActcgaaaattaaattaatttttttttctaacaaattggaacttgttaaaaaattgattCATAATAATATTAACATGTAGGACTTACCctgtttatttctaaaattttaattgtttgtttaattgttttttgtaaTGCACACTGGGTCCTATCACAAAATAaatggtaataaataatatccaAACTACAGGTCAGATTTGTTTGAAACTTGGAACATCAATTGAGGACAAATTATTGTCTTTGAAGGTGTAATGTGTTTAATGCGGATGTATTTTTGGGAGTATGGACTATTCAATCTTAATTCAGtaaatttgtttcgatttatattaaacttattcATTCGGAATTTcatatcaataataaaaaatggcaataaatctgaatcttctaACCTACTCAATGAATAAATCGTAGAGGAGGACATAGGCTTTAAGGAAATAAATTGTGTGACCACTTTGTTGGAATACAAGGTGAGAAGCAGGGTGTCAAAGTCGACCACCTTTGATAAGAAAACTTTGTATAGCTTGTGTCTTGTACAAATATGTGACAGATTTCAAAGAAGGTAAAAAttctgattattttattttaagttatctcttacagtttaaaatatatttagttta
Proteins encoded in this region:
- the emp gene encoding scavenger receptor class B member 1 — encoded protein: MNGQKHKLCTKLSSTYLRKWWFTIGVSVCLLILGILVACQFYALINVIINSQVALKPGGQTYGWWSKPPVEPKISVYVYNVTNANEFLSNGSKPIVDEVGPYVYTESWEKVNIVQNENGTLSYNLKKIYVFREELSAGSDDDVVIVPNIPMLSATSQSKHAARFLRLAMASIMDILKIKPFVQVSVGQLLWGYEDPLLKLAKDVVPKEQKLPYEEFGLMYGKNGTSTDRVTVFSGVDDVTKFGIIDKYNGRSHLPHWLSDECNVLNGTDGSIFPPHIKEDRILHIYDKDLCRLLPLVYEKTVDTKGGVKGFRFTPPTNVFADVESNPDNMCFCPAGQPSCAPNGLFNVSLCQYDSPIMLSFPHFYLADDSLRTAVDGISPPEKEKHQLFIDVQPDMGTTLRARARVQINLAVSQVFDIKQVANFPDIIFPILWFEEGIDSLPDEITDLMNFAATVPPKIRVILIIVFFALGALLLLISVFCLIRNSHRQSTLHLEGSNYLATAQIDMQKKKAKEQKQKY